GTGCTTCATGTTAgccaaagtctgctttattgtcaatacattacatacatatagaggattgaaattgtGTTACTCTAACACCCATTATGCATGCAAGTAACACGacacagaataaaataacacagataaatacaaattattatatacatttaaaatacaaattttgcaggcaagattatttaaaaaaagaaaaagaagatagGTAATGGCAGATGAAACCAATGTTTCACATTGCACATGTGTTAATATCTGTTGTCTGTGACTGTACCTGACAGCTCAAATTATAgtaaatcattatttaaagtttactgttatgtaaatatttgtatgttcttgcacacattttttgggggggggtttGCTTTCAACCAGAAAGATACAGATTTAAATATATTAGGTTCATTAACTATATTGATGACTTTCTAGTAACTAAACGTGAATGTCTGTTTTTTCCACACGCAGtactaaaaatacatttgtgtgtgtgtgtgtaacagaggACAGCGTACACCACCGTGTTGCAGGAGTGGCTCCGAGTGTCCTGTCATAAAGCTGCTGACACTGCAGTGGTCAAGGCGTACATGGACACCTTCGCCTCCATTTCCCCACAGCTACTGCAGTTTGTCATTAACATGGCAGACGGCAATGGAAACACAGCTCTGCACTACACAGTCTCGCACTCCAACTTCCCTGTAGTTAAACTGCTGCTGGATACTGGTTAGTGTCCCTCTCTTCCCTGAGCAGTGCTCATAGCTAAAACACTATTTTTGTACTGTAGGTGTGTTGTGTGGTGATGGACTGCTGAATCTAGCCTGCTTTATTCCAGTCCCATTTTCTCCCTTTCATTACTATCTCGTACGtttatgtttatacatttagCGGACGCTTTTTTTTTAGAAAGGAGCTTACAGTGCAttcagtttatacattttatctgtATACATGTAGTGTGTTCTCTATTAATCAACCACTCTCCTCTTTCCCCGTTAATTcatattattgatgttgttcaTAAATTCATACTTCAAATTAatcttttatgtttgttgtaTAAGAATTTGAATGATGCGAAAAGAAGAAGTTCCTACATTTGTGTGACAAAAATAACCCTGATCTTTTATTTAGCATGTGACAGTAGTGCTATATCTGTATCTTTTATTTATCAGCTGTGTCCCTGTCACACAGGTCTCTGTAATGCTGACAAGCAGAACAAAGCGGGTTACACAGCTATCATGTTGACAGCGCTGGCTGCCTTCAATTCCGACAGTGACCTTCAAACCGTCCTACAGCTGCTCTGCACTGGAGACGTCAATGCCAAAGCCAGCCAGGTACGCCCCCTCGTGCTCAATCTGTGTACTGCGTTGTGAACAAAAGCATTTTGCAGTTGAGTTTTTCGATTCATCTGTGATCATGCATGTGTAATAGGCAGGACAAACAGCGCTGATGCTGGCGGTCAGTCACGGCAGAGGTGACATGGTGAAAGCTCTGCTGTCCTGTGGAGCCCAGGTGAACCTGCGAGACGATGATGGATCTACAGCACTCATGTGTGCCTGTGAGCACGGGCATGTGGACATTGTACGCCAGCTGCTGTCCATGCCAGGCTGTGATGCCACGCTGACTGATAATGTGATTATATCCTTTTTTCGATCTACTATCAAATTTTGatttcttatttcttttcttcttttctcttcttcttttcttattattttatattcattttaatttattgcaaTTTTATTATTGCATTTTGGAAATAAGAGGTCATCATAAATAGTTAAATTAAGCTCTGTGAATAACATCCGATTTGAATTTCATAATTAATTTGAAATCTAAGTAgaattaaaatacaatgaaaatgcAAGATATAAAACAgattataaataatgttaacatGTCCTCTTTCATTAAATGCATACACTTATATGCCAAATATGAATAGATAATATTAAGGACATTTTGTAAAGCTGTATAGAAGAATTTATTGCTTTGGTGGTATTAAACTTGCTTTTTAACATATaactacattttacaaaataaaagattttacagTTAAATcgtgtatttatgtttttttcatgtttatggTTAGTTCTGTTTAAAATCCTACTTATGATTGGAGTTAAATTCTGAATGTTTTCTGTAAGGTGTGGTATATTGAGTATGccataagttttttttttttttgctgttccACAGGATGGCAGCACAGCTCTGTCTATTGCACTGGAGGCCAGTCAGAATGACATCGCTGTGCTTCTCTATGCACACCTAAATTTTGCTAAGCCACCTTCCCCTGTAAGTACTCTTGAAGTATTAACACATCAACACAAAATTGCACACAATATTTCCTGATATTGTCTTGATAGCTTATGTTTGTGTTAAAACTAgcttcatatatttttaatttccaATAGGTGTCGCCAAAGTCGCCGATTTTGGGATCTTCTCCCCCCTCTTCAGAATTGAAGTGAAGCCTTCATTAAATAGATGTCATGTGTCTCCTCTTCCAGCATATTTCCTCATCCATTCCACTGTcactgtgtgtgatttttgtgtgtgtgtctatgtgtacagtatgtagacCACGTTTATTTTTTCCATGTAAAATTGAGTGACGTTCATAAAGAGACGTGCACTCAAAACAAGAATCTGAAGAGCTTTCAGAAAATAAGCACTTGACACCGttggttttttttgtgtgttttctgttttcttttgtatCTTTTAATATTATGGTTGCAGAAAATGTCTTGTTTAAATAGACAAGATTTGATTTATATCAACAAGCGTGTAACAGCAATATCATTTATACTATCATCAATTTATTTCTTGAGATTAGACATTGAGTGTTACATTACACAATGGAATGATATATGTTTGCTTTAAACTATCCAGCAATATTTAACATTGAAATCATCCAGTGTCACACCGTAAATTATTGCAATTGTAAAAGTGTTGCTTAAACAACTAAAACCACGTATCTTACTCAAGTGTCCTTTCCTAATTTTTACagttcacaataaaataaaaataattttagacaATTAATTGTctcaaattaataaaacaattatttgccAATCCGTCTCAACAGGAGGTATGAATGTTCTGACACcagctgtttttaaatcatacattttaatacacTTGATTATCTGTGTGTAATAATACATCAAGTTTGTCCAGTTGtctctttttaatgttttagcatttttacTAAAACACATTGTCAGAAATCCACTTGCttcaaataatgtttatattgaaaTGCTGGCcttgttttttctgttcaaAGTGTCTGACTATGTATAGATTTTATAGTTATTACTCTAAAAGACAGTGTTTTAGCCATTGATTCCTTTATAGCTGATGCAGTATTGTAGAATTGGTGTAGTCTTTAGAGGGTGTGCTACCATAGATAGAGGACAGCATGGTTTTGCCATTGTGATGTTTAAAGACTTCTGCAGTTACCATAGTAATGTAGACAATGACTTGCATTGGACCTTAAGTGAACAAGGTCTCTCCAAAGACAATTATACTGTAGACGAGTGTACAAAAATATATGAGAACTAATTCTTGTTTGTCAATGTGATTGCTATTGCAATGATACATAAGAGAAGGTGATAGGATGGTACGTAAATAAAAGAAGTTTTGATTTGGTTAATGAGATCATATGTTGTTAAGCGTGTGAACAGAGCTGGGCTGACTGAAATGCACATAGTTTGGTACGTGTTCACTGAGTGCAGAATAACATTTGATTTCACTTCTTTATTCTCAGTAGGTTGGTTTAAGAGTCCAGAATGTGGAGGAAATGGTTTAGAATTGTCTATGATGAATGTAAgatgtttttcaaaatgaaaataatatatgtatCATCTCCAAAGTTTTAGTGCAAAGACTAAAGAATTCTGAAGTATTTTAACACTTAAGTggattttaacatttcaaatggaaaatcattgttaaatttgattttttgCTAACCCACTTTGTACACATGACTTCTTATAACcagtttaataattaatttcatacacttttgtatttgttttatttaagtgtatttgaATACCTTTGTAATATCTGTTCACAGCTTATGTATCTTCTGTCACGTACCTTTATGTACAGAGCTCACGTTgaaagttgtttgtttgttttcctcattcttttttaaaaaaataaacaaatgtaggAAGAAACTTGCTGGGATTTTAATGCTTAAACAGCATGGGTTTATTTTTCTGAGATTATTTCAATGttgatttaaaatactttaaatggctttttattgtcattatacGCTTGTACAACGAAATTTTGACTCTCGCATTAAAAGTTTACATATACATACGAAAATATGTATATttggtaaatgtaaacaattgcACAGAGAATAACAGCAAATGGAAACAGATGTGTAGTAGACATTGGAAATGTATTTatagtattaaatataaatacatattaaaaacatttgttttcaacatTGTTATTATATAACTAAGACACTCAGAGGGCCTATATAGATACATTATTGTAAATTGAGATTAATAAATGCAGTTAAAAATCTTGATCGATATCACGGTATTTTGTATCGTTGAAGGATTACGTCACAAAAAAAATGAGCGTGCAAATTTTCCCTTTCGTACGCCAGAGGGTGCAATAATATAACTATTGTGCACAGTTCggcaagacaaaatataataatacactAATACATTGTAACTTTAGTTTGATGAGTAGACTTTATCacaaacaattttaacaataGACTTGTGTGAAAAAGCTGTTGTGTCACTGGATACCATAGTTGCCAAACCGTAATTGCTCCGATCTATAACCACTCTGGAAGTTTTCCAGTTACTTTTTCCCAAGACACCAACAGCTGACATTGtttaaaagcataataaaaTAACCTATTTGCTatccttttttattaaaaatacatgtgttctcagaaaaaaaaacattcacagcaTGGTTCAGTTGATAGGAGTAGATCATAGATCTTGGCCAATTCTTTGAAATCAAGATCAGAGCAGTGGGTGTAACTCCTGCTGAACTTTATGATAAACTACGTTTCTGTTTCCATATGATAAAACTTGAAATCCAGCCATGCCCCTTCTCTAAGAGAAGCTAAAGAGTAGTTCTGTCAAAAAATAATGTCAGGGCTTTTATCAATCCACTACAGTCTGTAATTAAACCTCAATACTGTCAATGGGGTTTAAAATCACtgcatgcatttttatttaaataagtgATTTTAGTGTTATCATTCTTAATATGTTCCCCTTTTATATGCTCTCAGCATGTTTAACAGTAAAGTTATACATGCGTctggtattaaattaaatacatgcaaataatTTTCACATGCTAATATACccttttttacagtttactttatttaggTTGGTATTCTAGTTGGGTATACAAATAGGGCTTGTTGCCATACGACCTgctatttttaaagcaaaatctCACAACACCTCACaaaacagatacattttttattatttctatctTGGACGagcattaaatgaaaacacCAAAAATGTTAAAGCACAGTTTTCCAGACAGCGATTAGATTAAACCTGGACTCatgtgtttttacaaacatgccttacaCAAGAAGCATGTGtgcattttgaaacaaaacaatggcactgatcaATTTCATATATGTTAGTTCAAGCTGTTTTCTTTTTGGAAATGTATCTTAGTATAGGACTAGTCTTACTGTATGACCTGTAATGAAAACAACCCTTAAAAGTAATAAGATAAAGTACACTGAAATCTCTAACAAGTTAATTTATAGTATGCTTATTTGATGGACTTTATGATATGATAACACAATTATTGAAACAATTCAAGAATGACTCTTGGTCAAAATGCGAGCAAACTTAATTCTCCACAGAACTACAagtgaaaattattttgacCTGAATAGTGACTTCACAAAGAACTATTACTTACTGTATAACAACATCAATGATACTAAAATAAGTCAAACCCTCTGCAACCCTTTTAAACTACTATTTAAATGTCCCATCAATTCTTATTCTTTGACCAAACgtaaataatcaaattattttGGCACAAGGACTTATAGTTTTCCTTATTGCATTTTGAACGGATTGATTTTAACTTCATTACTTGAATTTTTATGTCTGCGGATTTTGTAGGTTAACAAGTTTAACAACTTTAAATGTATGGGTCTGAACCCACAATTTTAGATACTTGACTTTTAACTGACTTGACTTTTTAGTCTAAACAACATTTGAGCTTGCATTGTAATAGACTGATTTTCTTCTGATCAGATTACTATATTTGTACCAAGAGGTTTTCAGCATGTTCTAGTTTAATTAATGTTTTGTCAGCAAAACAATTTTAATCAAAACTGTGAAACAATTAAGTAGCTTGAAAGTATCGAAGACTTAAATAACTAACTgagatagatttttttaaataaataaaaataaatacaaaatataaagtaattttttacaCCTAAACTGGCTACTGCTTCTTGCTTATCAAGATATGATATGTCCTCCCCTTTTTCACAAAATAGAGGTGGGGTCAAGGCTTGCGTTCAAAACAGTGCCCTCCTCAGCTTTAAAAAGCCTTACCAAAAGCAAGAGAGAGGTTGAAGTTTTTTGGCAGCCTGTCTAGAGCTAACTGAATCACCATGAGTCTTACCGCAAAGGACAAAGCCATCGTGAAGGAATTCTTCGCCAAGGTTGCCCCCAAGGCTGAAGAGATTGGAAATGAGACTCTATCAAGGTAAcacttgtatttgtatgttgttAAATTTATGATCATTCTTGCGACAACAATTTCATCTCTTCTGTTTGAAATCGTTGCAGGACTCTTTTCGTGTACCCTCAGACCAAGACCTACTTCTCCCACTGGGCTGATTTGAACCCCGGCTCACCCAATGTGAAGAAACATGGGCTGACTGTGGTGAATGGAGTCCTCAAGGCAGTTGAATTGATCGATGATCTCAAGGGAGGTCTGCTCACTCTGAGCGAGCTTCACGCATTCATGCTGCGCGTGGACCCTGCTAACTTCAAGGTTCGTCTCGTTTAAAgttttgttcaaataaaaagatcttgCTTTTGATGAATGCGTGTATTTACTGTGTGTCGCTTTTACAGATCATCAACCACAACCTGCTTGTGGCTCTCGCCATCACGTTTCCTGTTGACTTCACTCCTGATGTGCACGTGTCTGTGGATAAGTTCCTGGCTCAGGTCAGCCTGGCCCTGTCTGAGAAATACCGCTAATGCGACTGTGCATTCATCTCCTATGCGACACTGTATTCGCTTTGAAAAGgatgaaataataaaagtgattttatgAAACCAACCATGTCTTTTCTGTGTctgcacacaaaaaaagagtGCTTTTCATAGTTATTTAGGCTCTGTGTTAACATACTCTTGTCatgtttattaaaactttagTGCTTTAAATGCTTCGATAAAACGCGTTAAATAAAAGCACATGAATATCAATCTTTATCTTAAACTTGGGAGggaattaatatataataaaacagaacCTTAAAACTTTACAGAAACATCCAAGGTTATAAAAATACGTTTCAGAAGTCGTGTTCAAATTGTATCATGATCATCATTTTCAAATAGCGTCTTGCACATGCTATTTCTTGTGCTAAATATTCGttgttaacttttattttattttttaactggttgaaaaatgaataactatttgtaaatgttctttgtgaaattatattttacacagACAAAATGCACGTGTCTGGTAATCATTAGCTAGTAATAGGctacattttgtattatttactaCATAATCGGGCACTGAAATATACGTTATCACAATACTGTATTTCAGTCGAGTATGCAACTTGGTCCTATTTTTTTGTGATCAGAAAGACATTTGAATGACATTCCAATACATACACGTAGTCTGAAAAGCTGAAATTGAATTAGatgaaatgtattattgaaTTAATGTATGTATTATTAAATCAGACACTGATGCTTGGAGTAAGCAGTAAGAACACAGTTTTTCAGTCGAATCACgcttctgtttttttaagcatCTGAATGCGAGACCTCAAGATAgtggtttttttttatttttaatgaaaacatatgtaatatgttttattattaatgttaatattctaaaatgtttaaaaatgtgaagGAAGAATGAGTAAGTGACAAGAAGATATTGACAGTAATGGCTGCTATTATTTTAAATGCGATACTGTCTTTTAAGGGCAGGGACTACGACTGCAAGACACTTTGATGTCCGGAGTGAAGCAACAACAGTTTGGGCAGCCACGACATGTGAAGgatattacattaaaaagatAATAGCCTACATGTTATCcttttaatatacaaaataaaacatttaaagaatgaTGCAGCTACAACCACATTATTATCACCGTATTTCAGTCGAGAATATTAGCTGTATTGAACATGAGTGAATGTTCTTCGTTTTTGAAGAAAGCTAATGCAGCTGCCCGAACAATTAATTGATGAATTTGTGTATGACGATGCTCTATAATTCGTTATAAAACACATCAGAGTTTCATTTCAAGCCTTGTACACTGAACTTAAGAAACATACTTCcgactttgttttttaaattactttaatttatttaaaactttttgtgCAGGTCTACTTTTCCATAGGCTCTGTTTTAATGACGTCGCGTGACTTTGTAAAGTTATACCTTTTCTATAGGCGTGTTCCCCAACTAAACCTTTTGAGGGTACTTAAGGTAAAACTTAAGTGTGACGTTAGCAGGTGCTGTCCATGGGTGTGGTGCTGAATAAGTTTATATCGATGCCTCGAAAATTGTTCGCTCTACCTTTGAgaaacaatgtttattataaagaaacgCTTTAGAAATAGTAGAAATTGCATTTACCAGGGCTCactgaaacagaaaagaaagaaatatgtgtgtttgaggatgtgtgtgtgtgtgtgtgtgtgtgtctgtgtgtgtgtgtgtgtgtgttgtatgtatTTCTAATTTGGCAAGTGTTCGACTCCCGAACCCTCACGGCAATACGTTTTCTGCGTTAATAGCTTCATGGTTGTTTGGCTTCGCTTGTTTTTGAAAGGGTAATTTATATTCTCATAGTTTGACATATGTTAATGTTCTCCACGATCTGTGTTgattcacattattattattcacagTATCGGTGGCTTGACGGTTTGTTAGTAAGTGAACACAAACACGCGACATCGAGGTCTTTCTCAGCCCATATTCATCCACAAACACCTCAACTCCCCACGGCATGAAAACGAAGAGCCGCCATGCAGCAGCTGATTTTCGGGGCTGAGGGGGAAGTTGGGCCAACAAGATGCAAGAGCTGCAGAATTTGCTCCCGTGGCAGGCGAAATTTGTGTAGAAATTTTTCTTCTGACATGGCAGCCAGGGCACTAAAATGTTCTCTGatgaaaatgtgcaaaaacacTATCTAGCTCCGCAGACATCGCTGTTTTTGATGTAAGACAACTTTTCGCTGTCTCGCTTGCATAGTTTGATCAAACTCCCCACAACATTCATTCCTTTATATAGACTACGCATTTCATGTCAAATTGTTTCCCAGCTGAtgatgtgagatggtggtctagtgggtttaaccactgaactggtaaatcaaaggttgctggttcaatcccagcatccaccaccagtgtgtccttgagcaagacactttactccatgttgctccagggggattgtccctgtaataagtgcactgtaagtcgctttggataaaagcgtctgccaaatgacttaattattatattaattatgtgCCTTGGGATAATAGGCTGTAATTAAAAGCACTAACAAGCATCAGTGTGTGAaaattttattcatgaaaacacTTCTATAGCCTTCACTGAATGTATTAAAACCgagtattttatttgtaaaattaaaactaagttaaaataaaaatgtaaaaaaatattttcaaattgttgcggcccacaccttactccccataccaCCTCATCTGGCCCAGATACCGTATAGAATGATGGCACTTGGGCCGCagaaaaatttgctatctgtgTATAGGGCATAACCGTTTAAAGAAACCTAAACGCTTTATAGAGCAAATAAGCGTTGTAAGGCATGCCGTTCTTCTTAGCCTACGTTGCATGATGCTGAGTTAAAGTTAAACAAACTTCAAAAAGTGAATACTACTTAATTTTATAGAGAAACGACTAAGAAATTGTAACAATTGCATGTTAagacatttaatgtaaaacggTTGGAGTAGCCTGCCTTATCTGAACAGGGACAAGACCTCTTTAGATAAGCACTTGCAAAGATAATGCACCAATTTCCCCAGCAAGGCGCGGCAGCAACTACATAATGTTTAAGTGAATTGGTGATGCAATCAATAATTCATATCAGGCTACATAATACAGAAAGAGAAAGTAGTCCTATATGTTTAATTaaagtatttgtgtattttattaatgtttcatTATAACTCCAAATGCCGTCTGTAAAAGTCTTCCTAACCCCTTAAACCGTACCTAAACGAAAGCAAAAAGTTTCAtgagaatattatttttgtcagGCTTTTCTTTAAATTCACTCATATTCATAAAGGGGAGAATGGTGCATTAATGGCAATCGACCCAATTTGATAAGTAAACTGTCGAGGATTGACTTGGATCGGTCTTTTGCATGTCGGCGGTATAAAATACCAACTCcatcaagttcaagttcaagttcaagttcctCTCTGCTTTGTCTCTGGCTCTGTCCGAAAGGTATCGACAGTGTATTCACTTCAGACACTTCAGACATGTGCCAGCATGAATAATTCTTTCTACGATACAATACAAATTGTCAACTCTTAACTTgactacatttattttttacggATTTCTCCATAATATTTCAAAACCTCACATGGGTGTCCGTGAAAAGCAACTGgttttcataaacaaaaaagtaGACGCGTAAATGTCGCAACGGTTTTAGCCATTATAAATTCATAGCCAATAAACATAAAAGGTCGTTTTCTATAGCTACGTGTGTTataatgttgttaaaaatgATGCTATTTTTAACATGCTATCGTTTGCTAGATCTACCGAAAACATTCAATTTAGCTAGCCTTGGCCTGCCTTATTTTATTACTGCACTGTATAACGTGATTCTGTTTCGTAGTagatttcataaaatgaatTGACTAAACTCAActtcttgttttttaaaaccaaaattcAAGTTAAACTAATAGAAATATCTCGGAAttctaaatgcacaaataattgaGTGATATCAAATTAATTGTATCATGTTCAACCCACTTGTATAAACGatctttaattaattaatttgtagTGGAACTACATAACTAAAATGAGCAGTGGAAAAGtgctattttatgtgctttagaatgaaatgaaggacttgatagtgtttattttTCGGTAGTCTTTAAGATTTAGAACATTTTCTGCTTGTATTTCTGAGTTTCGTGATTGCTCTTAGGTTGTGGGAAAGCTCATACTATGTGATTTTATCACAGTGAACGGTAATGCTGCTAATGTCAGTATTGAGTCAACGCTCAGCTTACTTGTATATCATACATGTTATAAACAATAATACTTGTAAACTGCAGTTGAAAAAGATCAAGAAGTCAACTTCAATGCTCCAATTATTTCTTCttgattttttaaagtttttcatGTGACGTGCTTAAATAATTTAGGTAGTTTTACTTGATTTGTTCGTGGAATATTGCGTTAAAATATGCTTTAAagtactttaaaatatttatgtgtatacAGTTACCtcaattttttaagtaaatatccTTGTCATTTTTATCAGTGTGGAAAAACGGTATTTCGGAACGAATTGTAGTTCGACCAGATTAATTTGGTCcaatcaaatgcattttataagaAACAAGTTGTTCTTTATTTAGAAGTAGCCGAAATcgaatttatttattatatcgAGTTAGAAGGGGATTTTACTTAAATAAGGTTACAACGTTTATTTTAAGTAACCCACATCCTATATCAAGCTGTTACTACATTGTGCTCCCTTTAGGACTTAAACGAACTAAAGTGAAGGTATAACTGATAATATATTAGCTTTCACATAAAATTACAGGATTATTTGATTAGCGTTTTGTTTTAGTATTtctgttttgaatgtaaaaatgtataattgtgGCTTTTAGAGGTCGTAACATAATcataatgacataaaaatatgaaaacaaagttTGCAAGGAtaacaaatctgtttttaactCTTACATAGTAGtttaaaatctaaatgtgtTGACTTTTTAAACTAatcaaatcaatattattattagtttgaGTCAATTCACTTCATTAAGGATATTCTTTTCTTGACTGTTTAAAGTCTTCAGGGATgtattagttttattttcataaatgctaACATTCAAGAGACCAACAGTGCATTCGagatgtatattttttttatgctaTGTGTATTACCTTGAATTAAATACAGGCGGAATAAGTAATTCTACCaatttaacactttttaaatgagtCGTACGACCATCTCCCAACACCATATTCATTCGAGCATGTGAAATAACACCTGACTTATCAACTTTTAAGTTGTTAAGAGTATTTTTCCTTGATAACATTTTGAGCCCATGTGAGAAGCCTATTGAATTGTGGTGTAGTAAACTGGTACCATATGTCAGGTAACACCAATGAGATGAAACAGTTTTTagcttcatttgttttttgcttttaaatttgTCTGCAAGGATAgccataaaaacaacacaggaTGGACTGCATATTGAATAATTACATGTTTATTTGCTTTGCAGAAGAACAAACAATTTTGTTGAAAAatcatataattatttttccatCAGTCAAAGCATGTTTGGTCTCTAGTGGTACTGTCTTCCAAGAGAGGAGACCACAACAGCGAGGAACTTCTGTAAAGCTGCCTGGACATCAGGTGTGAATGCAGCTCCCTGTTGTGCGGCAACAACGACGGTCATGCAGTCAGCCAAAAGCTGTGgaagaacacaacagaacataATGCGaataataattattgaaaatgataaaaaataaaggttgaattttaaaagtgtatGTTAAATTACCCTGAAGTTATCAGGATCGACGTGGAGTTTCTCGGAGTGCAGAACACTTAGTTCGGCATAGGTAGCTTTGATGTTGTCCATGTTCTTcacagctctgtccagcccgtgGATGACAACCTTGCCGTGAGCAGCAACCTTCGGGTTTCCCATGATGGCGGCGGCGTTGTACAGGTTTCCAAAGTTGCCAAAGTACCGCTGGGTCCAGGGGTAGACGATAAGACATCTACAAGACAAAAGCACTTTATTAGACAACA
This region of Triplophysa dalaica isolate WHDGS20190420 chromosome 7, ASM1584641v1, whole genome shotgun sequence genomic DNA includes:
- the hbae3 gene encoding hemoglobin alpha embryonic-3, encoding MSLTAKDKAIVKEFFAKVAPKAEEIGNETLSRTLFVYPQTKTYFSHWADLNPGSPNVKKHGLTVVNGVLKAVELIDDLKGGLLTLSELHAFMLRVDPANFKIINHNLLVALAITFPVDFTPDVHVSVDKFLAQVSLALSEKYR
- the LOC130426063 gene encoding hemoglobin subunit beta-2-like — encoded protein: MVEWTEFERATIQDLFSKMDYDTVGQQSLARCLIVYPWTQRYFGNFGNLYNAAAIMGNPKVAAHGKVVIHGLDRAVKNMDNIKATYAELSVLHSEKLHVDPDNFRLLADCMTVVVAAQQGAAFTPDVQAALQKFLAVVVSSLGRQYH